The nucleotide sequence ccgaccttctgatcagcaagccctaggctctgtggtttaacccacagcgccacctacaaaCTCCAaattaactaaaaaaaaaccccaacaagatcatcatcatcatcgtcatcatcatcatcatcatcatcatcatagtatttatacccctgggccttagtttgcgtaCCCCTGATCTACAGAAAACACCAGCTTTGAATTATACAGAATAAAACTACCAGAACTTTCTTGAACCAATAGGTTAGGAATTATCGCTATGTGCTCTtctatgcataaaaatgcaaccaTGAGGCTGTggaaatgttcagggatgcaggagaggaaataatgtttgattatatcctttccaacttgtgttagcaagttgtacaatttagcagagtaacattcccctttttacacTTGCACAGCGGATGTGTTTGCTCAACTCGCTAAAgtctctaaaataagtttccttgttaatttccctcataaaaagatagacactacacagtcttctataaaagtataaaaaagagtttacttacacattcTGTACacaaatggatcccagaaggcagacttaagttacaaaagtaatatacaccTGGAAACTATCTCAAAAGGAGATCGCTCCTTTGTTCTCTCGTGGCTGGACAAagcatcttaggctaagcagatgttgcttcttcgatgaatgtggtcagagagagagagagagatgacaggccagtcctgctcttttgttacctgggcaggtgaggtgACGCCCACCACTAGACACATggagaggaagtttgtcccagcctaggagaaacaggaagttctgactggctggtccagacacccccttttatgtccactctagggatgttgtacttgactgttcttgtgtttcacatcccacagacactttaaaggtcagcaccaacagtttgaattgtgctcagaaatgcactgggagccaggGAAGACCCTTTAGGAatagtgttatgtggtctcagtggctgctcccagtcactagtctagctgccccATTCTGGATAAGTAGCATGTTTcaaagtcaccttcaaaggtagccccatgtagagcagaTGGCAGTAgaccaagcaggagataaccagagcatgcacaacTCTGGAGAAACAGTCTGCAGGCTGGTAAGTtctcagccggcgtaccagatggagctgccagACAGCTGtcttggacacagaattaacctgcacctcaatggacagctgtgagtccaaaatgacccccaggatgcatacctggtcctttaggggcacagttaccccatcaggaccagggagtccccaacacctgcctgccccctgtcccctaCGGACAGTacatctgtcttgtcaggattcaacctcaatctgttagctgctatccatcctccaaccacttCCAAACAGCCACACATGGCATTCACCAacttcactggttccaatttaaaagagaggaagagctgggtatcatccgcatactggtgaacacccatcccaaaccccctgatgatctctcccagtggcttcatattaataagcatgggggagaggacggagcccTGAGACACCCCACAAGGGAGCATcaaggggtctgaacactcatcccacaACATCACTTTCTGGGAACCACTGCATAACGGGGCCCCCAGTTCCCAACTCCCCTAGGgggtccagaaggataccatgatcAAAGGTCTCCAAAGCCACAGGGATCCAGCAGAACCAGTAAACAGCTTCCCCCTTTGCctctagcccaccggagatcatcaaGCAGCACAACCagtgcagtttcagtcccattaTGAGGCCTGAAACCCAAAAGGAAGGGTCATGGTGGCAGGAGGTTTCATGGTCCTGCACACCCGAAAGCTCCAGGCACAATACTTTCATTAGCTTTCAAGGGGCCATCAGATAATTGGTGCTCTTTCcatcaaaagaaaatatttccaaTACTTTTAAAGTGACATATGATGtaaaaaaatgcttctgttttgcttATTCCACATCGGAAAGACTGATAGATAGATAATCTgtattgtcattgtccaatgcagaacaaCGACATTGAACATCTACATCAAATTTACAACAATCATTCACCTGCTATGCAAAAAAATACATATTGACatagctgttcggcagtggaatttgctaccaaggagtgtggtggagtctccttctttggaggtctttaagcagaggcttgacagccatctgtcaggaatgctttgatggtgtttcctgcttggcagggggttggactggatggcccttggggtctcttccaactctatcattctatgaccCGCTCCCCATCCCAGCTATGCATAAACGACCCCCTAAAACCTCTAATACCCCTCCTGATTTACCCCCTAAAACTCTTATGCCCCATATCTGAGTACAGACCCTCCCTCACACACTGCCTTTTGCTGCATTCAAAACCAAAATTGCTCTTGCGTAGAAGCTATTTCTCAGGcagctagtcctggtctttatgaccctatacctccttccagaaggcagaagctgaaagagatcatttgACTGCATTTCCGGGGTGCACACTATCCTGCACAATATCTGttgctttcttatagcacctggaggcatagactcagggtggataaaaatcaatgatttttgaaaatcacatgcctcttcttgatagcaaaaatgttataacatgaacagagttgagaaaaagacttTAATCCTATtattctacaaacctatgaatacagaatcaaccccttcagtgttaagtttcaagaagttcagtgaatagaatagaaacaatatttttctgattgtttggagtggaatggatctaataaatccaTTTAAATTGCTATCATTAAGGtagtgattatttttctccttcctaagtacaacagaaaagttgtccaaatatgaatgattaacctattaaactggggataaaaaaaactaatatgaaaagttgttattctaaaaatcttcatctacttgcatattaaagtcatacaagcaagaattagtctttatgtagaaaactgtgatttaaatcaagccttactgactagtgatttaaatcagtttgatttaaatcaaatccaccctccATAGATTTGATCCAAAGTGGGAAGGGTGCACCCAGTTATCCTCTCCacagtctttacaaccctggacagcgctgttctttccccaacagtgcaactcccaaaccacacacagacCATAGGTTAATACACAAGTCTGAGCTCATCTCTCTGTCTGAAACTGCTGTTTTAGCAGCAatggaagcctgggcagtgtgtttgggggtcctgggctgcctagagaACAAGACCCCCTCCTTAGCCTGGCTGGTATggtcccaaggaaagcagagcagtacgtttggcaccagcttggctgcaggagttgctggaaggtggTGTGCagggcaccatccaaccgtcttagagactccactctggatttgtgcaggttttcctccatagccttttcttctcccgacaATAACtaaagaggcagtgaagatttaggAACAGAGTTCCCTTTCtcgatgggctcccttccccaattgacgagccccatctgccctttaCTTCCCTCTGCAACACGGGCACAATCTCCCTTCTTGACTGTGGGATTCACTGTCGTTCTCATCCTCTCCAACCACCAGGGCCTGGCTTCACCTGCAGTGGAATTCCCCAACCCACCAAAgatttgagacccatcagttttcgtcacctggtttagctggtctGTTGAAGTCGTTCCTAGGATTACGGcccctgttgcatgctgacagcttctggaagccacaggtgagagctgagtgcagggtggggacaaaaGGTGGATAGGTTACCCGAGAAGGTgaatgacatgtcccccaccaaagGTACTAATGCTCCCCTAAAACATCGTATAATTATGATATTTGAGACAGAACAGGAATTAATTGATGGCTCCAAAAATACCACAACTTCAGGCCATCAATAAATCAATACTACATATTCAAGGTTGACGTTTTCACTAAGAACAGTTATCCATTTTCCTTTCGGCATGCGATCAGGCAGCCCATCAttataataaagaataataataataataatatttattatttgtaccccgcccatctggctggatttccccagccactctgggcggcttccaacagaaaccaaatacaacaatatcaaacattaaaaacttccctaaaaagggctgccttcaggttttttctgaatgtcaggtagttgtttatttccctgacctgtgatgggagggcgttccacagggtgggcgccactaccgagaaggccctctgcctggttccctgtagttttgcttctcgcagtgagggaacagacagaaggccctcggcgctggatctcagtgtccgggctgaatgatgggggtggagacgctccttcaggtatacaggaccgaggccgtttagggctttaaaggtcagcaccaacactttgaattgtgctcggaaacgtactgggagccaatgcagatctctcaggaccggtgttatgtggtctcggcggccactcccagtcaccagtctagctgccgcattttggattaattgcagtttccgggtcaccttcaaaggcagccccacatagagcgcattgcagtagtccaagcgggagataaccagagcatgcaccactttggtgagacagtccgcgggcaggtagggtctcagcctgcgtaccaggtggagctggtagacagctgccctggatacagaattaacctgcgcttccatggacagctgtgagtccaaaatgactcccaggctgcgcacctggtccttcaggggcacagttaccccattcaggaccagggaatcctccacacctgccctcctcctgtcccccaagaacagtacttctgtcttgtcaggattcaacctcaatctgttagccgccatccatcctccaaccgcctccaggcactcacacaggaccttcacggccttcactggttctgatttgaaagagaggtagagctgggtatcatccgcatactgatgaacacccagcccaaagaACCATTGGGGTGGGTGTTTCCTACATGAAGCATGTAGACGGAGGTCCATCTCCAGGAACAGGAGCTTCCCTGAGCACCCATTCAGCTGACCCCAAGCACTGAACCCTGGAAAGAGGTAGACCTGGGTCTCACAGAACGGTCCATATGGATCTCCTGAGGCCAATGGGACTGTGCTGGTGATTCATGAAGATCTAGAGGTGGAAATTGGGATGGATGGAGGATTATGATGCAGAGGATGGGAAATGTCCAAAGGAACGATGAACTGGAGAAAGAGAGGGCCTGTTCATAGACAGAGAGCAGCAACTTTTCCTGTGAAGAAACAATTGATTTCAAAAGGCTATATTCCAAGATCATGCTGCATTATTAACAATGATTGAGGATTATGAAAGGTGGCTGATGCATTACTATCATTTGATGACATTTTTCATTTCCTAGAAACTGGGAATATGGGTAGGACAGGGGAGAATGTAGAAGATGTTGAAATAAGAGAAGGTGCTAATGGctcttttcctttgttctcttccttaaaacaaaacaggatttcctttcctcccactcTGAAGAAGGTGATGGAGAAGACAGTCAGAATTCAAGATCGTTTCATTAGGAATAGAAATTAAAATGTGTGAAATGTGGAATATGCTTCCCATATCAATAACCTCcaacaggggagaaaccatttaaaggtATGGAGCGGAAAAAGTTTCACTGATAGAGGAaaacttagaagacatctgcaaaCTCATATGTGCGAGAAAGAATTCCAATGcagggagtgtgggaagaacttcagttGGAGTGGAACCCTAAATAGACATCAACAGACACACACAGggcaaaaaccatttaaatgcatggagtgtggaaaaagcttcagtcagagtgggcACTTAAGTtcacatcaacagactcacacaggtgaaaaaccattTAAAGACATGGAGAGCGGAAAAAGTTTCACTGATAGAGGCAAACTTAGAACACATCAGCGGACTCAAATGGGCAAGGAAGGATTCCAATGcagggagtgtgggaagaacttcagttggagtggagaccttagaagacatcagcgGACTCATACaggtgaaaaaccatataaatgtatggagtgtgggaaaggcttcagtcaaagtggaaacTTAAGTTTACATCAACGGACACACACAGGgcaaaaaccatataaatgtatggagtgtggaaaaagcttcagtcagagtggacacttAAGTtcacatcaacagactcacatagCTAAAAAACCATTTAAAGGTATAGAGAGCGGAAAAAGTTTCACTGATAGAGGAAAACTTAGAACACATCAGCGGACTCAAATGGGCAAGGAAGGATTCCAATGcagggagtgtgggaagaacttcagtcGGAGTGGAACCCTAAAtttacatcaacggactcacacaggggaaaaaccatttaaatgcatggagtgtggaaaaagcttcaatcggagtggacaccttagaagacatcagcggactcacacaggtgaaaaaccatataaatgtatggagtgtgggaaaagcttcagtcggagtggacaccttagaacacatcaacgaactcacacaggggagaaaccatatgaatgtaCGGAGTGTGGGAAGAGCATCAGTAACAGTGGAAACCTCAAAAGACACCACCAGACTCACACAAGGAATAAACCTTATAAATGCACTGAGTGTGGGATgaacttcagtcagagtggactcCTCAATATACATCAgtggactcacacaggggaaaaaccatataaatgtatggagtgtggaaaaagcttcagtcggagtgaTAAACTTAAatcacatcaacggactcacatgggtgaaaaaccatataaatgtatggagtgtggaaagagtttcagtgtgAGTGGACAACTCAATAAACATCACCagactcacactggggagaaaccatttaagtgcatggagtgcggaaagagcttcattcagattggaaaccttagaatacatcaacggactcacacaggggagaaaccatttgaatgcagggagtgtggaaagagcttcagtcagaatggacaaCTTAAATTACACCAgtggactcacacaggggagaaaccatataaatgtatggagtgcggaaagagcttcagtgtgaGTGGACAACTCAATAAACATCACCagactcacactggggagaaaaaatataaatgtatggagtatgggaagagcttcagtcagagtggacacctcaatatacatgaacggactcacacaggggagaaaccatataaatgtatggagtgtggaaagagcttcagtaagagtggacacctcaatatacatgaacggactcacacaggggagaaaccatataaatgtatggagtgtgggaagagcttcagtcagattgGACACCTCATTATGCATAaccagactcacacaggggagaaaccatataaatgtatggagtgtgggaagagcttcagtaagagtgGACACCTCAATATACATCATcggattcatacaggggagaaaccatttgaatgcatggagtgtggaaagagcttcagtcagattggaaaccttagaatacaccaacggactcacacaggggagaaaccatttgaatgcatggagtgcggaaagagcttcagtcagaatggagaCCTTAAATTACACCAGCAGACTCACACCGGTGAAAAACCccatgaatgtatggagtgtggaaagagcttcagtaagagtgGAAACCTCAATAAACACCAACGGACTCACatgggagaaaccatttaaatgtatggagtgttgaaagagctttagtcagagtGGAAATCTTAGAAAACATCTGCAGACACACATGGGTGAATCCATTTAAATGTATCacatgtggaaggagcttcagtcagagtggaatcCTTGATTTATGTCAGCAAACTCTCACAAAAGACAAACCCTATGAATGTCAGTAAAGTATGTGGAAGTTCAGTCCTACTGGAAGTTCTACATCAACAGACTTATGAACAGGAAGAACTTTTAGAGTTGAAACCCTACAAAAAATCAACAACTCAGAGAAGCAGTTTAAATGGAAAGATTGCAGAAAGTGCTTTAGTTATAATGGAGTGTTTCAGGAACATCTAGGGATTCTGAGGGAAGAACCCATTTAGATGTATGGTGTGCAGAATGTGTTCTTCTTTTCTTCACAGCAATCAACTGAGCAGGAAATCAGTCTTAAAAGCATGATGTGTATTTGAAGTTCTGTTGTTTATTTGTAAAACTGAACAGTAATGAACTATTGAAGGCAGTGTCGGACTAGCCGGTAAGGGCTTCAAATTGCGCTGTACCAGAGGCCTGGGCTCCCTCCCGGAGAAGGACCCCTTTGTACTCTTATAACACTGGTCATTCCTCCTGTGAGAGTGACCCTCCCATTACGTCCTGCTGCTTGAGTTGTTACATGAGAGGGACTCCCTGCACTTCCGACATGTTGCAGACAAAACAAAAGGTGGTAGCCTCCTGCCACTAAGGCCCACAGTGAGAAAGCCTATAGAAAGAAATGACTTGtaaagaaaagccccccccccccggctgcacaGCCCACCAGTCCTGGGCAGAAAACTCACAGTTGTGGCAAGGGAACAGAGAGCCTGATTTCTGCAGCCCCCGGCCCTCAGCCAGACACGAGCCTTCAAGCAAAACACAAAGTGagaaaactcccccccctttcctcacaGCCCTCTTGGCTGAGCTTGAGACAATACGTAGACATACACAGAGCTGGACGCTGTTGTTGCCTGGGGggtggtttacacacacacacacacacacacacacacacacctggcccTCCAGCCCTAGCTCCCCTGGCTGAGCTGGATACACAAGTGCCaatgcaaaacacacaaaaagaaaactcCCCCCAAAAAGCGTGCAATTTAACGGCTAGCAAAAGACACAGAGCAGCCCCCCTTTTCCTGAGACACATAGGGAACTGGGGGGGAGGGCGCTGCTCCCTTGGTTGAGGCACCCACAGCTGGGTGGGTTCAAAGAAAGCCTCGATTTATCTGAGTCACGGCACCAAATGTTGTATGACACCAATGGCTTTAAAAACTCCTAGGTCTGGCCAATAATACTCAGGAGCCAGGAGGAGATAAGAGTCCAACAATTTTATTACAGGCAGTCAATATTGGGAATGGGAAAGGACTTTTCAATACCTTACCGAgattttttcttttgggggggtgtcgCTGTTCAACTTCTTTCAGAAGAAAATAAggcatacctcatgttgtgtccgcttcaggttacgtgtttttgtgttgtgtcccGTGGTAACCCAGAAGTACTGTAACGGGTTACCTCTGTGTTTCGccgctcgtgcatgcacagaagtgctgaatcgcaCCACACGTGtgtgcagacgcagcgcttcagCTTGCGTCAATTCTGTGTTATGGATGGGCCTCTGGAATGGAGCCTGTCcgtaacacaaggttccactgtactgccaAAGGAgggaaaatataaaatgcacatttaaaacagcataatcaacaagagaataaaatattatcataatccTAGAAGACAGAATATATCCTGCTGTTATGGAAAAATCTAGTTGTGAGGCTGCTCAGTCATCCAGCTCGTTGGGCAGAGCCCGTGGGTCCCTGCGGAATAAAGGAAGGAGTCCAGCCACCAACCGGAGCAAAATAGCGTAcatcaaagtttattgcgcaacaggttcaaagAGGATGGGGCGACactgacttttaaaacttcccacacATCCCAGGATACAGTTCGCacagcatcattgatacatcatctttacaccactgacatgtcacaaaaggggaggggtagaCAGGGGTTACACCAGTTTAACCTTGGCAAACATGTCCAGAAAAGTCCTTGGTTCAAGATTAGCATAAACAGCCATTTCAGGGCAAGACCCAGGTATAAGATTAGCATAGGCAAACACCTCTGAAGTCCCACCATCCAAAGTACAATATTCCTTTGCATGTTTGGACCCCCGGGCAAGTCTGGTGATGGAATTAGGCTTTCCTTGGCCAACAATCAGCTCAGCAATTGTCACCTCTGGGCACTTCCTGGAGTCCCTTTTTCAAGGGCAAAATAGCATTGGAATAGAGGAAACTGGCAAAGGAATTGattttatatcatttttaaaTCTAAGtaacttccctgagctgtcaagtcgaaaggatacatttatgcacaatatttgtaacatttaacaactttaaagatgtgccccccaCCGTAATTTCTGCAACATGTCCCCCCTTTGGAGATAAATTTGCTTAGGTTCCGTAAGAACCGCAAATATTTTCTCCATACTTAACTACCATTCAGGCATAGACATATCCCCCCCCTTTGGTCTCGTATGTTCTATAGATATGCACTAAATAATAACCTGGTATCCCCCTCCTAGATGTGTGGGTTTATATAATcctgaaagggacttgcatgtcaTCATGCCTCTTAAGGCCATTCACAAATATAGCAGCGCACATAGCTGGACATAGAATATCACACATGTTTCTTGTGGCATTCTAGCACTTTGGGGAAAACATTTCGTCAATAGTGGTCTATACTTTACACttagttttgttgttcagtcgttcagttgtgtccgaagGTCtattatttgtaacatttaaatttaaagatgCCCCCCCCACagtaatttccgtaacagactgaagctcttcccacattccaagcactgatagggtttctgacCACTGTGAATTCTAATTtcaagagagggaaggaggggctgTAGGTACCAGGGAAGTCTCCTGGTGGGCCCATCTTGAACCCCATGGGGCAAACCCAGAGCTCCTGCTTATTCTGGGGTTTGAGGAAGGTAGTATTTTTCCATAGTCCCAGAATTTTTTAATCAATCATGCTGCCAGGGAGTTTTCCTACCAGAGGAACACAGTGCATATTACATTCATACTGATTTTACAGCTGTGGACGGGTCCATTTcagagcaccattcaaagtgttgctgctcaCCTTGAAAGCCCTATATGGTCTCAGCCCAGTAGAAGgtaaggagtgtctccacccacattctccaggctggacactgaggtccggctccgAGGGTCTTTTGGCAGGTCCcttattgcaagaagtgaagttacagggaagcaggcagagggccttctcggttgttgTGGCTGGCCTGTGGAACGCGCTCCCACTATGGTTTTGGTGCTTGTGGATTAATTAATGTCTTGCCATCATAAACACATGGCCCCTATCCTGCTGATACTtggctcataataataataatttattatttataccccgcccatctggctgggcctccccagccactctggacggcttccaacaaaatagtaaaataaaataattcatgaGAAATttaaagcttctctaaacagggcagccttaagatgtcttttaaaagtctggtagttgttctctttgaaatctagtgggagggcattccacagggtgggtcaggggcagagcaagggggcgggggccctGCCAATTCCGTACaaaaaacatgttgttgttgttgttgttatctttaTTAGGCATCCAGCTTTGGACAGCTAGCTTTGCAGGGTTAAAAATTCCTTGGTGTTCTTGGCCCCAAGTGTCTTCCTCCCCCTCAAAATGAAAATAACCCATGGATTAGTTTTGATATCCACGGAAAGGGACCAAACGGAGAACGGACTCCTTCCTTACTCAgcagcctctctctggtgtccaacggagtgCTATCTGTCTCAGAGGAATCTGGGCCCATTTCTGCAAACAGATCCTGTCTCTGAAATACAGTAACAACAAAGATTCAAAACGGAGAATATGAAGAAAAGTTAGAAAAGGAATGACAGAGGCAAAAACCCAAGGGCAATCTGATAACATTCAATGGCTGCTTTCCAAAAAGGGGCAGTATATTACTGGTAATAGGGAATTTTCAGATACTCTCACTCTCGTTTGGAGCACCTTGGGAGTATGCAGAGGAAAGTCTCTGTTACCTCCTAGGTGGGCTTATGGTTTTGGTGCTTGTGGATCTCATGGGATTTGATGTCTTGCCATTATAAATGCACGGGGATTTACACAGACACATTTCCGCAAACAGACCCAAACTCCGGCATGTAGCCGCAGGTGATACAATAGGAGC is from Lacerta agilis isolate rLacAgi1 chromosome 10, rLacAgi1.pri, whole genome shotgun sequence and encodes:
- the LOC117053902 gene encoding zinc finger protein 420-like, with amino-acid sequence MECGKSFSQSGHLSSHQQTHIAKKPFKGIESGKSFTDRGKLRTHQRTQMGKEGFQCRECGKNFSRSGTLNLHQRTHTGEKPFKCMECGKSFNRSGHLRRHQRTHTGEKPYKCMECGKSFSRSGHLRTHQRTHTGEKPYECTECGKSISNSGNLKRHHQTHTRNKPYKCTECGMNFSQSGLLNIHQWTHTGEKPYKCMECGKSFSRSDKLKSHQRTHMGEKPYKCMECGKSFSVSGQLNKHHQTHTGEKPFKCMECGKSFIQIGNLRIHQRTHTGEKPFECRECGKSFSQNGQLKLHQWTHTGEKPYKCMECGKSFSVSGQLNKHHQTHTGEKKYKCMEYGKSFSQSGHLNIHERTHTGEKPYKCMECGKSFSKSGHLNIHERTHTGEKPYKCMECGKSFSQIGHLIMHNQTHTGEKPYKCMECGKSFSKSGHLNIHHRIHTGEKPFECMECGKSFSQIGNLRIHQRTHTGEKPFECMECGKSFSQNGDLKLHQQTHTGEKPHECMECGKSFSKSGNLNKHQRTHMGETI